A window of Pseudomonadota bacterium genomic DNA:
CCCACGCTTCCACCTCCCGTGATGACGGCGTCGTCGCTCGTCAGAACCAGGCTATCGTCCACGTAGAATTCGTGGCGAGCTCCCTTCACCACGGCGCGAAGCCGGTGCCACGCGTTGAAGTTCACCTGCAGGGGTGCCTCGGCGAGGCTTGTCCATGCATGGTCTATGAGTCCGAAGAGCACTCCAGGGGGAACGGTGCGCAGACTGACGTAGTAGCCCCGCATTCCGTTGTTCGCAGAGCTCAAGTCCGTGGCTCGATACACGATTCCGAAGGTCCCAGAGGGGGGCTCGCCAGACTGACCTGGAGCGAGTCGCGTCCGGACTTCGAAAGTGAAGTCCTTGAAGCGCAAGCCGTCCACGATCGCTTTGCGGCCTTGCCCTGCATCGCAGCTGTAGGCGCCGCCGTTCACCCTCCAGTCTCCGTCGAATGGCTTCCAACCGTCGGCGATCCCGTCGCTGAAACTGTCCTCGAAGGTTCTGGTCATCGTCCCGGCCATGCCCGGGCCGACCATGCCGGCGCCCGACCCGGACATGCCCCCGGCTGCCTGGCCGGCGAGACCGATGCCGCCAAAGCCCGCCTCCGGGGGGATGCCGATACTGCCCGCTGCACCCCCGCCGAAGCCGGCCATGCCCACCGAGCCACCGAAACCACCCGCCGGCGATCCGCCCGATCCCGCACCGCCCAGCCCGGGGTCGCCGCCCGTGGGGCTTGGCGGCGCTTGTCTGGGTGGACCGTTCAGGATGCCCTCGTCGTAGGCCTTGCAGCCGGTCAGCGCGCACAGCGCGAGTCCACAGCGGTACCAGTGCAGGCGCTGTTTCCGCATCGCTCCCTTGCGGGCCGAAAGGCGTCGGTTGGGTGG
This region includes:
- a CDS encoding DUF1080 domain-containing protein, which gives rise to MRKQRLHWYRCGLALCALTGCKAYDEGILNGPPRQAPPSPTGGDPGLGGAGSGGSPAGGFGGSVGMAGFGGGAAGSIGIPPEAGFGGIGLAGQAAGGMSGSGAGMVGPGMAGTMTRTFEDSFSDGIADGWKPFDGDWRVNGGAYSCDAGQGRKAIVDGLRFKDFTFEVRTRLAPGQSGEPPSGTFGIVYRATDLSSANNGMRGYYVSLRTVPPGVLFGLIDHAWTSLAEAPLQVNFNAWHRLRAVVKGARHEFYVDDSLVLTSDDAVITGGGSVG